AGCACTAACCAAACAATTTCCAATTAAAAAATCATACCTATAAATCCTTACAAGAAGGATTTATTTTTTACTTAAAAATGCTACAGTTTCAAAATGCGCTGTGTTAGGAAACATATCAAAACCTTGGATAAAATCCACATCAAAGCCTTGTTGTGCTAAAAGTCTAATATCTCTAACTAAGGTTCTTGCATCACAAGAAATATAGATAAAGAAACTAAAATTATCAAGTCATTTTATTATATCTTCTTTCAAACCAAACCGTGGTGGGTCTACAATTACAAAAGTATCTTTTGTATCAACCGGATAAATATCTAAAACATTAAAAACATCACCAGTGATGTATTTGTAATTTGTAAATTTATTATATTTTGCATTCAATTTAGCGGAATTGATCGCATCACGATTTATATCAATGCCCAAGATAGATTGATTTCGGCGGGCAACTAATTGTGAAATAACACCAACCCCACAAAATAAATCTAAAAATAATTTATTATTTTGTTTTTTAACTTTTTGTTTTATTAGTTGGAAAATTTTAGTTGTTATTTCGATATTAATTTGAAAAAACGATGTGATACTGGTTGAAAATTTTTTGCTGAGTATTTGCATTTTAAAATTCTTTTTAGAAAAAACATTACTAATTATGTCATTTTTTGAAACATAAAGCTCAATTAAACTTGGAATTTTCTCTAAATACACATTATATAACTCATGATGCAAGAAGTTTCTAGAATTTGAGCCAGAATGCAATTTTATCAAACAAGACACTTCATTTGATTTGTTGCAACGTAAGGTAATTTCACTAAAAGATTGCAATAATTTTTGTTTTCCTTTTTCAATAGAATAATCATTAATTATTTTTAATATTGTTTTTAAAGTTTCATTTAAAATGGGTTCATTTTGAATTTGTAAATCAGTATTCAATATAATATTATTGCTATTGTTATCATATTCACCAAAAACTAATTTTTTAGCATATATTTTTAAAGGAACACGTATTTTATTACGATAATGTAACGGATTTTCTGCTGCAACAAAATTATGAATAAGTTCTGGGGCAACATTTAAATTACGAGTTATTAAATTTTGCAAATAATTTTGTTTAAATTTGATTTGTTGTGAATATTCTAAATTAATAAGTGGAGCACTATTGGTACATTTATACTGCTGACTATTGCGATATGGCGATCTTTTGATCAATCTAATAACGTTAGCGAAAGCATATTTGGTAGTTTCTTTATAAATTACAACATCAGCTACTTCCCCTACAAAGAAGTTTTTAACAAAAATAGGTTTTTGATGTTGACGCGAAACCCCAAAACCTTCATAACTTAATTCGCTACATTCAACCCGTATTTTTTTATTATTCATAACAAAGATATAATATATCTACCTTTCCATACCTTTTTGTTTTATAAATCTTAAATCCTAACGGAACTTTAACTTCTGTTATTTTATTTGTTTCTACAATAATCTCACCATCATCATTGAGTATTTTTTGTTGCATAATTAACGCTAAAACATCATTCATTAATTGATAGTCTAAATAAGGAGTATCTAAATAAATAAAATCAAATTTGCTCTGATTTTTAGTTAAAAATACTAATGCATCACTATGGATTGCTTCTATTTGATTTGATATATTTAATGTATCAAGGTTAGTTTTAACAATATGAAATGCTTCACGATTTTTCTCAACAGCAACTACTTTTTTGGCACCACGGCTAAAAGCCTCTATTGCTATTGCTCCTGAACCACTAAATAAATCTAAGAAGTTTTTACCTACAATTTTAAATTGTAATGATGAAAAAACCGCTTCACGAACTTTATCAGTAGTTGGTCTAGTAATTTTAAGATCCGGCTGTAAGATTTTTCTATTTCTTAATGAACCACTAATAATTCGTAACATAAATTCTCCTTAATAATAAAACAACTACTATGTAGTTGTTTTAATTTTATCATATTTAACTAACTTTTATTTTAATTGTGTAACTTCTCCGTATAATGGAAACTCACTTAAATAAGAGGCAAAAGGTTGGTTAATTGTATTAAAATTTGAAAGATTTAATACATTAGCATTATAAATGATGGCAACTTGTTCGGTTTGTGCACCAGAAAAGAAACGATAATTATTTGTTCAAATAGTATCTTTTTGATTTTGAATAATTAGTTTGTAATTACCACCATCTTTATTAAGTTCATTTAAAATTAATTTAACTGATTCACCGTTACCGTTATTAATTTCGGTTAAACCAGTAATATCAAAACCAGATTTTTTAATAACTTCAGCAATTGCTTTAATTTTTAAATCTTTTGCTGATGCATATTTATTTACATTTTTATTTCCATAATTCAAAATATTTCAATGTGAAATACGGAGTGTATTTTTTGCTTTTAAATATTCAGAAACTAATGATGGTGCAGTTGCTAAAGTAATGTGGTTTAATTTAACATCCACAAAAACAGGTGCATGATCACTAATTTTATTTCTTATATTAGAATCGTAATTACCTTTTGAATTTGAACTATCATATCAATTATAACTTTTATTTGTAGGTCTATCAGATCTATCAAAAAATTCATTAAAAATCTTATATATATCGATTTTATAAATCAAGTTTGGATTATCTTCTGTAGTTATTGTATTATAACTTGCATCTTCACCATTTAAATAATACATTTTATCATACGGATTCGAATAACCACCTTTTGTGTTCAAAGAGGTATATCAATCTTTTAGTGGGGTATTAGTTTGAGAAACTAAAACTTTATTAACTTCTTGTGGGAAATATTTGTCAATTTTAAAGTTTTTTGCATCAATATTAGTATCACCGCCAAAAATAACTAAAGACTCATCATTCCCGCTCAGTTTTTTATAGAATTCTAAAACGTTCGGCAACGCCATAAACTCTGAGAACTCTTGAGCTCCGTTCTTAGGAACCTCTAAATTACCAAAGCGCTGGTGAAATAAACTTGAATTTGTAAGAACCTTGGATTCATAATATGAACTATTAGTTTTTGGACCAGGTGAATCAAGATGGTCAAATACAACGACAATAGGAGGACAATCAGAATGTGAAACAACTTGAAATTTAACTCCAAAAGGCGGTCTTACAAAAACACTTTTATTTTCACTTGTTATTTGAGTTTTATCTTTAATTGTATTAGGGGTTGGAGTTGCAACAGTAACACTTTGATATTGATTAGCATTCGCTGTAGGTTTTGGGATAATCTTATCTTTATTTTCCGCTGATTGATCTTCTTGTTTTAAATTAAATTTGTTTTGATATACTCTTTCAGAAATTTTTGGGTCTTGTCCAGAAATATATTTAGCAATTCTATATTTAACAATTACAAAATCACCATCTTTTTGATAATTTATTAATGAATTTATAAAAACTTTGCCACTTTTATTTGTGTTAATAGGATTCTCATCATTAGCAAGTTGATATTCTGTATTATTATCATTTAGTTCAAAAATATATAGTGGGCTTCTGTCATCAGGTAAAGATTTTTGATTTAGATATCTTGTTTCAGTAGGCATCAATAAAATTCTTTTAGATTTATAATCATAGAATAATTTTTGATTTTGACTGATTAATTCATTTAATTTATCTTTAGCAACTAAGTTTAAAAAATTATTCGCATTATCATCCGCTCAATTATCTATTGTATTTTTTTGCGTATTTTGTTTTGTATTATTGAGTTGTTTTTTTGGTTCCGAGTCATTTTTCTCTGTCTGATTGCTTATAGTATTGCTAGAGACATTTATTGAATTATTAGAATTTTCTTCCTTGGTTTCTAGTTTTTGTGTATCTGTAGGTTTATTATTAACGTTGGCTGATGCTAATACAGGATTTTCGGATGTAGTCGTTTTGGGTTGATTCTGATTTATGTTTTGATTTAAATTTGAATCATTTGAATTTTGTTTATTTTTATCATCATGTTTTTTCTTATTTTCACTAGTTGATGCTAAACTAGTTACATTATTACATCCTATTGCAAACGAAATACTTGTTGCCGAAAATACCAAAAAAGCTGTTTTTATAATTTTTTTAAATTCCGCCATAACATACCTCGCAATTATTAAACATTTGAAAATACCATATTAATTATATAAATTTTTTATAATAATTTTATAAATGTTTTGTAATTTTATTCCATAAATATTTATTTAATGAAAGAAATTTTGGTATATTTATAGATATAAATATGAAAAAGAAATTATTACAAATAAAGCGATTTAGTTTTACATTTATGCCTTTGATATCAATCGCTGCAATTACAACTAGTTGTCAAAAAAAATCAGAAACACCTATAGAAATGAAATTCCAAAAACAAATAAATTCATTAAGTAAATTGGGACTGGCAAAAGTTTTAAATTCTGTTGCTGTTAAATGATTTGATAATTTAGATGAAAACAAGAACGCAGAAATAGAAAATTTAAAAAAACAAAATCCTAAGTCATATGAAAACTTAATTTTGTTTAAAGATTCAAACAAAATTACCAACTTTATGGATGAATTATCTAAAAACATTTCAAATAATCCAAACATTAAAGCCATAAAAGATCCTCTGTATAAATCTTTTGAAATAGCAAATTTATATAATCTAAATATAAACAGGGCTTTTATAGGTAGATTTATTTCAATTTTCAATCCAAAAGATGAGGAAATAGAAGAAATTATTAATATAGTTAAATTTTCTGAAAAATTTACTTTTTTAAATAATAGTTCAATTTTTTTTGAATGAATTAATGATTCCATTAATAGTATCAATAATTCAAATAATCCCAATAATTTAAATGTGTTATCTGATAAAATTAAGGTTTTTGAGAGAAATTATGCTAATATCGTAAATAAAATATTCAAAAATACAGATAATTTTGAATATAAAAAGGCCATTACTGAAATAGATGCAATTTCTAAGGAAATTAAGAATTTACAACCTGACATCGACCAGTTCGCAAGAATATATCAACAAACAAAGTATAAAAAAGAGAATTGAAGTTATACCATTGGCAGCTATTATAAAGATAGTATCTCTGATTATCAAAATAATAGAATTGAAAACTACAAAACACTTTCAAAATTAATTAATGAGACAAACGAT
This genomic window from Mycoplasmopsis mustelae contains:
- the rlmD gene encoding 23S rRNA (uracil(1939)-C(5))-methyltransferase RlmD; this translates as MNNKKIRVECSELSYEGFGVSRQHQKPIFVKNFFVGEVADVVIYKETTKYAFANVIRLIKRSPYRNSQQYKCTNSAPLINLEYSQQIKFKQNYLQNLITRNLNVAPELIHNFVAAENPLHYRNKIRVPLKIYAKKLVFGEYDNNSNNIILNTDLQIQNEPILNETLKTILKIINDYSIEKGKQKLLQSFSEITLRCNKSNEVSCLIKLHSGSNSRNFLHHELYNVYLEKIPSLIELYVSKNDIISNVFSKKNFKMQILSKKFSTSITSFFQINIEITTKIFQLIKQKVKKQNNKLFLDLFCGVGVISQLVARRNQSILGIDINRDAINSAKLNAKYNKFTNYKYITGDVFNVLDIYPVDTKDTFVIVDPPRFGLKEDIIKWLDNFSFFIYISCDARTLVRDIRLLAQQGFDVDFIQGFDMFPNTAHFETVAFLSKK
- the rsmD gene encoding 16S rRNA (guanine(966)-N(2))-methyltransferase RsmD, whose amino-acid sequence is MLRIISGSLRNRKILQPDLKITRPTTDKVREAVFSSLQFKIVGKNFLDLFSGSGAIAIEAFSRGAKKVVAVEKNREAFHIVKTNLDTLNISNQIEAIHSDALVFLTKNQSKFDFIYLDTPYLDYQLMNDVLALIMQQKILNDDGEIIVETNKITEVKVPLGFKIYKTKRYGKVDILYLCYE
- a CDS encoding coiled-coil domain-containing protein, which gives rise to MKKKLLQIKRFSFTFMPLISIAAITTSCQKKSETPIEMKFQKQINSLSKLGLAKVLNSVAVKWFDNLDENKNAEIENLKKQNPKSYENLILFKDSNKITNFMDELSKNISNNPNIKAIKDPLYKSFEIANLYNLNINRAFIGRFISIFNPKDEEIEEIINIVKFSEKFTFLNNSSIFFEWINDSINSINNSNNPNNLNVLSDKIKVFERNYANIVNKIFKNTDNFEYKKAITEIDAISKEIKNLQPDIDQFARIYQQTKYKKENWSYTIGSYYKDSISDYQNNRIENYKTLSKLINETNDKSKKEELNKLKNLLTERKFYPENNIENDVDYDFFINIKNNDDILKITFYNRDQNNNFKLNDFDFDDNNDSKLLSEKIPAKTKHFAKVSLVPFDFKEIISNNLEFTNFNPPQNLLREINPYKISTFNSFSVDQVSFKNKTLKINLISSSNDNTNFFKSNSFESLLYGKNYALVYDTDTFIKNLRFDLYFEIPDDFYNYIYQEIYQKAKKFIASQPKQNTILLQDEINKLASQLELKITYD